The following coding sequences are from one Arachis hypogaea cultivar Tifrunner chromosome 7, arahy.Tifrunner.gnm2.J5K5, whole genome shotgun sequence window:
- the LOC112704121 gene encoding thioredoxin H9-like produces MGSFYSKLPSSKFPSFKFACPSCFLCCTVSEGDGGESHPGEVSSKNVHHVTSMQIWETMLAQASTDGKIVVANFVASWSLPCKEIMPSYCHLADTYSSSLLFLTVDADQLAELSTSWSANATPTFYFLKEGNQVEKLVGADKVELKKKTAFAADLVTKSRK; encoded by the exons ATGGGCTCCTTTTACTCCAAGTTGCCAAGCTCCAAGTTCCCAAGCTTCAAGTTTGCTTGTCCATCATGTTTTCTGTGCTGTACG GTATCTGAAGGTGATGGTGGTGAGAGCCATCCTGGAGAGGTTTCCTCCAAAAACGTGCATCACGTAACTTCCATGCAAATTTGGGAAACAATGCTAGCTCAGGCCAGCACAGACGGCAAGATT GTGGTTGCAAATTTTGTTGCATCTTGGTCTCTTCCTTGCAAAGAAATAATGCCAAGCTACTGTCATCTTGCGGACACATATTCTTCTTCCCTTTTGTTTCTCACTGTGGATGCTGATCAGCTTGCT GAGTTAAGTACTTCATGGAGTGCCAATGCAACTCCaacattttattttctgaaaGAAGGGAATCAAGTAGAAAAACTAGTTGGTGCTGACAAGGTAGAGCTTAAGAAGAAGACAGCTTTTGCCGCTGATTTAGTTACCAAATCTCGCAAATGA
- the LOC112703339 gene encoding serine/threonine-protein kinase AtPK2/AtPK19: protein MVFARHKPFVNHLELKLPNGPPDLFTCESDYVDSFSDVFGPAPIEASIGNLVVATSSSGKVCNDYPSVIHIRSHSLHSSGAYIDPSSVRSKLTLHETGDELELLAEKEYREAKEELEEYSINDDAVKENNLESNDCCMHYQSIGVEDFEVLKVVGQGAFGKVYQVRRTGTSEIYAMKVMRKDKIVQKNHAEYIKSERDILTKVVHPFIVRLRYAFQTKYRLYLVLDFVNGGHVFFHLYRQGLFREDLARFYAGEIVCAVSHLHANGIMHRDLKPENILLDADGHLVLTDFGLAKEFTEIARSNSMCGTLEYIAPEIFIGKGHDKAADWWSVGILLFEMLTGKPPFTGGNRQKIQQKIIKDKLKLPAFLSSEAHSLLKGLLQKDARKRLGSGARGSEEIKSHKWFKSVNWKKLEAREIRPSFVPEVSGKHCVANFEERWTNMPLLDSPAASPKKDDNTFKKFSFIGTPSLCLVGDA, encoded by the exons ATGGTTTTCGCTCGACACAAGCCATTCGTGAACCATTTGGAATTGAAACTACCAAATGGACCACCTGATCTATTTACTTGTGAATCTGATTATGTGGATTCATTTTCTGATGTGTTTGGTCCTGCTCCCATTGAAGCTTCAATTGGGAATTTGGTAGTTGCAACAAGTTCAAGTGGAAAGGTTTGCAATGATTATCCTTCTGTCATTCATATCCGCTCACATTCATTACATTCAAGTGGAGCATATATTGATCCATCCTCAGTGCGTAGCAAACTCACTTTACACGAGACAGGTGATGAGTTGGAACTTCTTGCAGAGAAGGAGTATAGAGAAGCAAAGGAAGAACTTGAAGAGTATTCAATTAATGATGATGCTGTAAaggaaaataatttagaatctaaTGATTGTTGCATGCATTATCAGAGTATTGGAGTTGAGGATTTTGAAGTTTTGAAGGTTGTTGGTCAAGGTGCTTTTGGTAAGGTGTACCAAGTAAGGAGGACTGGTACTTCGGAAATATATGCGATGAAGGTGATGCGCAAGGATAAGATTGTACAAAAAAATCATGCAGAATATATAAAATCTGAAAGAGATATATTGACAAAGGTGGTACACCCTTTTATTGTGCGGCTCAGATACGCATTCCAA ACAAAATATAGGCTATACTTGGTGCTTGATTTTGTCAATGGTGGTCATGTTTTCTTTCATCTCTATCGCCAAGGCCTATTCAG GGAGGATTTGGCACGCTTCTATGCTGGAGAGATTGTTTGTGCTGTTTCTCATCTTCATGCAAATGGTATAATGCACAGGGATCTTAAACCTGAAAATATTCTTCTCGATGCAGATGGTCAT CTAGTGTTAACGGATTTTGGCCTGGCTAAGGAATTCACGGAGATCGCAAGGTCAAATTCTATGTGCGGAACTTTAGAGTACATAGCTCCTGAAATCTTTATAGGGAAGGGTCATGATAAGGCAGCAGATTGGTGGAGTGTGGGGATTTTGCTATTTGAAATGCTTACAGGGAAA CCTCCTTTTACGGGTGGAAATAGACAGAAGATTCAGCAGAAGATAATAAAAGACAAACTGAAGCTCCCGGCTTTCTTGTCAAGCGAAGCACATTCACTGCTAAAAGGG CTTTTGCAGAAAGATGCCAGGAAGCGCCTCGGCAGCGGGGCAAGAGGCAGCGAGGAGATAAAAAGCCACAAATGGTTTAAATCAGTCAACTGGAAGAAGCTGGAAGCTCGAGAAATAAGGCCGAGTTTTGTTCCCGAAGTTTCCGGAAAGCACTGTGTTGCGAACTTCGAGGAGCGGTGGACTAACATGCCATTGCTGGATTCTCCAGCTGCTAGTCCCAAAAAGGATGACAATACCTTCAAGAAGTTCTCCTTTATTGGTACTCCCAGTCTGTGCCTTGTGGGAGATGCTTGA
- the LOC112703340 gene encoding low affinity inorganic phosphate transporter 8-like: MATPTSKNVFSALDKAKTQRYHYKAIVIAGMGFFTDAYDLFCITAVAKLMGRLYYYDPTSHDPGKLPKNVNNAITGVALCGTLAGQLFFGWLGDKLGRKKVYGITLVTMVGCALASGLSFGSTSKSVVGSLCFFRFWLGFGIGGDYPLSAVIMSEYANKKTRGGFIAAVFAMQGVGILVAGGVAMFVSRLFLSAYPAHDFAADPAASTQPEGDFLWRIVLMFGAFPAALTYYWRMKMPETARYTALVEGDHKKAVQDMEKVLDKDIPSEESKYRLDDAAPSTSYGLFSSEFLSRHGLHLLGTTSTWFLLDIAFYSLQLAQKDIYPVIGLVHKASKMNAIREVYELSRAMSVVALLATVPGYWCTVFFIDKIGRYTIQLVGFLAMSVSMWFLGHNYGEYRGQSNCSPAVTTDYCNGKPHMFALLYGVTLFFANFGPNSTTFIVPAELFPARFRSTCHGLSAAAGKSGAIIGAFMVQGYIDNADNKTERMKKAILGLSVVNLIGFFCTFLVPETRGRSLEEISGEDKEFHSVIVDDPDMKTDDETKEERNASVDDSSGTLTV; the protein is encoded by the coding sequence ATGGCAACACCGACAAGCAAAAATGTTTTCTCAGCACTTGACAAAGCTAAGACACAAAGATACCATTACAAAGCAATTGTAATTGCTGGAATGGGATTCTTTACTGATGCCTATGATCTCTTCTGCATCACGGCCGTGGCGAAGCTTATGGGCCGCCTTTACTACTATGATCCTACTAGTCATGACCCTGGAAAGCTACCAAAGAATGTGAACAACGCAATAACAGGCGTGGCGCTGTGCGGAACGCTTGCAGGACAACTCTTCTTTGGCTGGCTTGGAGACAAGCTTGGTAGGAAAAAGGTTTATGGAATAACTCTTGTTACCATGGTTGGTTGTGCTTTAGCATCAGGCCTTTCCTTTGGTTCCACATCAAAAAGTGTGGTGGGAAGTCTATGCTTCTTTAGATTCTGGCTAGGATTCGGCATTGGAGGAGACTACCCTCTTTCGGCCGTGATAATGTCCGAATATGCGAACAAGAAGACTCGAGGCGGCTTCATTGCAGCCGTCTTTGCAATGCAGGGAGTTGGAATACTGGTGGCTGGAGGCGTAGCCATGTTTGTCTCCCGTCTTTTCTTATCAGCATATCCGGCTCATGATTTCGCAGCCGATCCGGCTGCGTCTACTCAGCCTGAAGGAGACTTTCTGTGGCGAATTGTGCTAATGTTTGGTGCATTTCCAGCAGCATTAACATATTATTGGAGAATGAAAATGCCAGAAACTGCGCGATACACGGCCTTGGTGGAAGGAGATCACAAGAAAGCTGTCCAAGATATGGAGAAAGTTCTAGATAAGGACATACCTTCAGAAGAATCGAAATACCGGCTTGACGACGCTGCGCCTAGCACCTCTTATGGACTATTCTCATCAGAGTTTCTAAGCAGGCATGGTTTACACCTTCTTGGAACAACCAGCACATGGTTCTTGTTGGATATTGCATTCTATAGCCTTCAACTTGCACAGAAAGATATCTACCCTGTGATTGGACTAGTACACAAGGCTTCCAAAATGAATGCCATAAGAGAGGTTTATGAACTCTCTAGAGCAATGTCTGTCGTCGCCCTGCTCGCCACCGTGCCCGGATACTGGTGCACTGTATTCTTCATTGACAAGATTGGAAGGTACACAATCCAGCTTGTTGGCTTCCTTGCAATGTCTGTTTCTATGTGGTTTCTTGGACACAATTATGGAGAATACAGGGGACAATCTAACTGCAGCCCGGCCGTAACGACCGATTACTGTAACGGCAAGCCTCACATGTTTGCTCTACTTTATGGAGTTACCTTGTTCTTTGCTAACTTTGGACCCAATAGTACAACTTTTATAGTGCCGGCGGAGCTGTTCCCTGCTAGATTCCGATCGACCTGCCATGGTTTATCGGCCGCAGCTGGAAAATCTGGAGCTATAATTGGTGCTTTTATGGTCCAGGGTTATATTGATAATGCAGATAACAAAACAGAGAGAATGAAGAAAGCAATCCTGGGACTTTCAGTTGTCAATTTGATTGGATTCTTTTGCACTTTCTTGGTTCCGGAAACACGAGGTAGATCGCTTGAAGAAATTTCCGGTGAGGATAAAGAATTCCATAGTGTTATTGTAGATGATCCAGATATGAAAACAGATGATGaaacaaaggaagaaagaaatgcCAGTGTTGATGATTCTTCAGGAACCCTAACAGTTTAA